The following proteins are encoded in a genomic region of Nitratireductor sp. GISD-1A_MAKvit:
- a CDS encoding DUF1850 domain-containing protein: MSICVVAGGKALTLAAALFTLSWTHSVEKIRWEEDWRATPAGLKIVEARVQGSGAGMEPPPDASFAAGWWRYSPSLPAQSELVLAASGTTGSGWRLCAAGTCHELGAESGKPVTVRYCE, encoded by the coding sequence ATGAGCATATGCGTTGTGGCAGGAGGAAAGGCGCTCACCCTTGCGGCTGCGCTTTTCACCCTGTCATGGACGCATTCGGTGGAGAAAATCCGCTGGGAGGAAGACTGGCGCGCAACGCCCGCCGGGCTGAAGATTGTCGAAGCGCGCGTTCAGGGGTCAGGAGCGGGCATGGAGCCGCCGCCTGATGCGAGCTTCGCCGCTGGCTGGTGGCGGTATAGCCCGTCTCTCCCTGCGCAATCCGAGCTTGTCCTGGCAGCCTCTGGCACCACGGGCTCCGGCTGGCGGCTATGCGCCGCCGGAACATGCCACGAGCTCGGCGCCGAAAGCGGCAAACCCGTAACCGTCAGATACTGTGAATAA
- the dut gene encoding dUTP diphosphatase, translated as MTNTFSSMPVIGPNVGIVRLPHGEDLPLPVYETAAAAGMDLRAAVPEDRRIVLLPGRRALVPTGFILELPEGFEGQVRPRSGLALKHGITCLNAPGTIDADYRGEVQVLLVNHGDDDFAITRGLRIAQLVIAPVVQVRLEERSHAGSTARGSGGFGSTGTA; from the coding sequence ATGACCAACACCTTTTCCTCCATGCCCGTCATCGGTCCCAATGTGGGCATTGTCCGCCTGCCTCATGGCGAGGATTTGCCCCTGCCAGTTTATGAGACCGCTGCCGCCGCCGGCATGGATCTGCGCGCCGCCGTGCCGGAAGACCGCCGCATCGTGCTGCTTCCGGGCAGGCGGGCGCTCGTTCCCACCGGGTTCATCCTCGAACTGCCGGAAGGTTTTGAAGGGCAGGTGCGGCCGCGTTCGGGCCTTGCACTCAAGCACGGCATCACATGTCTCAACGCACCCGGCACCATCGACGCGGACTATCGCGGTGAGGTTCAGGTTCTGCTCGTCAACCACGGTGATGACGACTTCGCCATCACGCGCGGCCTCCGGATAGCCCAGCTCGTGATCGCCCCGGTGGTGCAGGTCAGGCTGGAAGAACGCAGCCATGCCGGCAGCACTGCGCGCGGCTCCGGCGGGTTCGGTTCGACGGGAACCGCCTGA
- a CDS encoding CerR family C-terminal domain-containing protein, protein MWNDDKMQGAAARLSSAEHTRLSLIRAGLKLFGEKGFEGTTTREIAGAAQANIGSISYHFGGKEGLHAACADYIVELLGEIAGSALDLKAVDAVSLTQAEAHGVLTQVLETMTGFIAARPEAGLIVRFVLRELSHPTVALDRIYDGIFAPVHRRLCAVWEAATGEPAESDETRLTVFTLIGQLVYFRIASEAVQRRMGWNEIGPREATAITAIAGSNLDAILAARMRGKERA, encoded by the coding sequence ATGTGGAACGATGACAAGATGCAAGGTGCCGCAGCGCGGCTTTCTTCGGCGGAGCACACGCGGCTTTCCCTTATCCGGGCTGGGTTGAAGCTGTTCGGGGAAAAGGGGTTCGAAGGGACGACCACGCGAGAAATTGCGGGCGCGGCCCAGGCCAATATCGGCTCGATTTCCTATCACTTCGGCGGCAAGGAGGGGCTGCACGCTGCGTGTGCCGATTACATTGTCGAGCTTCTGGGTGAAATTGCCGGGAGTGCGCTGGATTTGAAGGCTGTCGATGCGGTTTCACTGACGCAGGCAGAAGCGCATGGCGTTTTGACACAGGTCCTGGAGACGATGACCGGGTTCATTGCCGCGCGGCCCGAAGCCGGTCTGATCGTCAGGTTCGTGCTGCGGGAGCTTTCCCATCCCACGGTTGCTCTCGACCGGATTTATGATGGCATCTTCGCCCCGGTACACAGGCGCCTCTGTGCAGTCTGGGAAGCGGCGACCGGCGAGCCGGCGGAGAGCGACGAGACACGGCTTACCGTGTTCACGCTGATCGGTCAGCTCGTCTATTTCCGTATTGCAAGCGAGGCTGTGCAGCGCCGCATGGGCTGGAACGAGATCGGACCGCGTGAGGCAACAGCGATCACGGCGATAGCCGGCAGCAACCTCGACGCCATACTCGCAGCGAGAATGCGCGGAAAGGAAAGGGCATGA
- a CDS encoding M42 family metallopeptidase: MNTELLRRLCETPGAPGHETRVRALIEKEIEGLFDEVRTDPMGSLLCVRKPRQKAKGDPLKIMLLCHMDEIAFLVTHVTEKGFLHLDPVGGFDPRNLFSRRVLVCTESGDYKGVMNPAGKPIHIQSAEERKKVPEPGDFIVDMGLGEKARDLVQVGDFVVMDEPFLEMGEKFVSKALDNRVACWLGIEAIRTLEEAGEKHACEIHVAFTAQEEVGLRGARTAAYAVKPDIGLGIDTTLSCDTPGIGEHEAVTKQGEGFGLHVKDSSFIADQALVREVEQLAKKKAIPYQRTILARGGQDGAAAQQAAAGARAVGIVVGTRYIHTVTEMIDRNDLQAALDIIVAYLGEN, encoded by the coding sequence ATGAACACCGAATTGCTGCGCAGGCTCTGTGAAACGCCAGGCGCGCCGGGCCACGAAACGCGCGTTCGCGCCCTTATCGAGAAAGAGATCGAAGGTCTGTTCGACGAGGTGCGGACCGACCCGATGGGGTCGCTGCTCTGCGTGCGCAAGCCACGCCAGAAGGCGAAGGGCGACCCGCTCAAGATCATGCTTCTGTGCCATATGGACGAGATCGCTTTTCTCGTGACCCATGTGACGGAGAAGGGTTTCCTCCATCTCGACCCGGTGGGTGGCTTCGATCCGCGCAACCTGTTCTCACGCCGCGTGCTCGTCTGCACCGAGAGCGGCGATTACAAGGGTGTGATGAACCCCGCCGGCAAGCCGATCCACATCCAGAGTGCGGAAGAGCGCAAGAAGGTGCCGGAACCCGGCGATTTTATCGTCGACATGGGGCTTGGCGAAAAGGCGCGCGATCTGGTGCAGGTCGGCGACTTCGTGGTGATGGACGAGCCGTTCCTGGAAATGGGAGAAAAATTCGTCTCCAAGGCGCTCGACAATCGCGTCGCCTGCTGGCTTGGTATCGAGGCGATACGCACGCTGGAAGAAGCGGGTGAAAAGCATGCATGCGAAATCCATGTGGCCTTTACCGCTCAGGAAGAAGTTGGGTTGCGCGGCGCGCGCACGGCCGCCTATGCGGTCAAACCCGATATCGGTCTGGGCATCGACACCACGCTCTCATGTGACACGCCGGGAATCGGCGAGCACGAGGCGGTGACGAAGCAGGGAGAGGGGTTTGGCCTTCATGTGAAGGATTCCTCCTTCATCGCCGATCAGGCGCTGGTGCGCGAGGTCGAGCAACTGGCGAAGAAAAAGGCGATCCCCTACCAGCGCACGATTCTGGCCCGAGGCGGTCAGGACGGCGCTGCAGCCCAGCAGGCGGCCGCTGGCGCGCGGGCTGTGGGCATCGTGGTGGGCACCCGCTACATCCACACCGTGACCGAAATGATCGATCGCAACGACCTTCAGGCCGCGCTCGACATCATCGTTGCCTATCTCGGCGAAAACTAA
- a CDS encoding TRAP transporter permease — translation MHDHTHGEFGTDGIGRLLFWIAVIFSLYQIATAAHVISLPSQVVRAFHVGFLTLLVFPLVAQARDSAPMIKALAWALALAGVAVALYQYIEYKPLLLRAGDPLPLDIVFGVIALVTVFAAAYVLMGPALPIISGAFLAYCLFGQYLPSPLNHRGYDFSQVIDHMAYGTEGIYGIPIYVSATYIFLFILFGSFLERAGMIKLFTDVSLGLVGHARGGAAKVSVISSGLMGTISGSGVANVVTTGQFTIPLMKRFGYRAAFAGGVESTASMGGQIMPPVMGAVAFIMAETLGVEYYEVVKAAIIPAVLYFASAFWMVHLEAGKYGLHGLPRSELPSARNALKKGWHLILPLAVLVYLLFTGYTPLFAGTIGLSLTVLLILGGSVALGLPGQVLRVIFWVGLGLVAASFFSYGITVILIAALALILANLFVDGGRRTLIVCRDSLAEGAKTALPVGVACAVVGIIIGTMTLTGVANTFGQFIVSVGETSLFLSLVLTMITCIVLGMGIPTIPNYIITSSIAGPALLALGVPLIVSHMFVFYFGILADLTPPVALACFAAGPIARENGLKISMEAIKVAAAGFVIPFMAVYTPALMLQDGGPLAEAWGYYPAVAYIVFKALLAIALWGAAVIGFLRTKLSIWERVLAAAAAFTLIAALPVTDELGFGLAAIFLGLHWYRTRAAQAPADTKAGT, via the coding sequence ATGCATGACCATACGCATGGTGAATTCGGAACCGACGGCATCGGCCGGCTGCTGTTCTGGATCGCGGTCATTTTCTCGCTCTACCAGATTGCAACCGCCGCGCATGTGATCAGCCTGCCGAGCCAGGTGGTCCGCGCCTTCCACGTCGGTTTTCTGACGCTGCTGGTTTTCCCGCTGGTGGCTCAGGCGCGTGACAGCGCCCCCATGATCAAGGCGCTTGCCTGGGCGCTGGCGCTCGCCGGCGTGGCCGTCGCACTCTATCAGTACATTGAGTACAAGCCGCTGCTCCTGCGGGCCGGCGACCCCTTACCGCTCGATATCGTCTTCGGTGTGATCGCGCTCGTCACCGTTTTTGCCGCCGCCTATGTGCTCATGGGGCCGGCGCTGCCGATCATCTCCGGCGCGTTTCTCGCCTACTGCCTGTTCGGCCAATACCTGCCCTCCCCGCTCAACCATCGCGGCTACGATTTCAGCCAGGTCATCGACCACATGGCCTATGGGACGGAGGGCATTTACGGCATCCCGATCTATGTATCGGCGACCTATATCTTTTTGTTCATCCTGTTCGGCTCCTTTCTGGAACGTGCCGGCATGATCAAACTCTTCACCGACGTGTCGCTCGGTCTTGTTGGCCATGCGCGCGGCGGTGCTGCCAAGGTGTCGGTCATCTCGTCTGGCCTGATGGGCACGATCTCCGGTTCCGGCGTTGCCAATGTGGTCACCACCGGCCAGTTCACCATCCCGCTAATGAAGCGCTTCGGCTATCGCGCGGCCTTTGCCGGCGGCGTGGAATCCACCGCCTCCATGGGCGGGCAGATCATGCCGCCCGTGATGGGCGCGGTGGCGTTCATCATGGCCGAGACGCTGGGCGTGGAATATTACGAAGTGGTCAAGGCCGCGATTATCCCAGCCGTGCTCTACTTCGCCTCGGCCTTCTGGATGGTGCATCTGGAGGCCGGCAAATACGGGCTGCATGGCCTGCCGCGGTCCGAGCTACCTTCCGCACGCAATGCGTTGAAGAAGGGCTGGCACCTCATCCTGCCGCTGGCGGTGCTGGTCTATCTGCTGTTCACGGGATACACACCGCTTTTCGCCGGCACGATCGGCCTTTCACTGACGGTGCTTCTTATCCTCGGCGGCTCGGTAGCGCTCGGCCTTCCCGGCCAGGTGCTGCGGGTGATCTTCTGGGTCGGCCTCGGCCTGGTGGCGGCGAGCTTTTTCAGCTACGGCATCACGGTCATCCTCATTGCAGCCCTCGCCCTGATCCTCGCCAACCTGTTTGTCGATGGCGGGCGCAGGACACTCATTGTCTGTCGGGATTCACTCGCTGAAGGTGCCAAGACGGCACTTCCCGTCGGCGTGGCCTGCGCGGTGGTCGGCATCATCATCGGAACCATGACACTGACAGGTGTTGCAAACACATTCGGCCAGTTCATCGTGTCGGTGGGCGAGACGAGCCTGTTCCTCTCGCTCGTTCTCACCATGATAACCTGCATCGTGCTGGGCATGGGCATCCCCACCATTCCGAACTACATCATTACATCCTCGATTGCCGGACCGGCGCTTCTGGCGCTCGGCGTTCCGCTGATCGTCAGCCACATGTTCGTGTTCTATTTCGGCATTCTGGCGGATCTGACGCCGCCCGTGGCGCTCGCCTGCTTCGCAGCCGGCCCCATCGCCAGGGAGAACGGCCTCAAAATTTCCATGGAGGCGATCAAGGTGGCTGCCGCCGGTTTCGTCATCCCCTTCATGGCCGTCTATACGCCCGCCCTGATGCTGCAGGACGGAGGACCGCTCGCGGAAGCCTGGGGCTATTATCCGGCGGTCGCCTATATCGTTTTCAAGGCGCTGCTCGCCATCGCACTCTGGGGCGCGGCAGTCATCGGCTTCCTGCGTACCAAACTCTCCATCTGGGAGCGGGTTCTCGCAGCTGCCGCAGCCTTCACGCTTATTGCCGCGCTTCCCGTCACCGATGAGTTGGGCTTCGGGCTGGCAGCGATTTTTCTCGGCCTTCACTGGTATCGCACCCGCGCTGCGCAGGCTCCAGCGGATACGAAGGCCGGCACATGA
- a CDS encoding antibiotic biosynthesis monooxygenase → MIAVIFEVEPAAGKRDAYLGIAADLRPLLDRIDGFISIERFQSLNDENRVLSLSFWRDEEAVKAWRNTEEHRQAQRAGRNGVFAFYRLRIAHVLRDYGMAERAEAPEDSRALLDA, encoded by the coding sequence ATGATCGCGGTCATCTTTGAAGTTGAGCCTGCAGCCGGCAAACGTGACGCCTATCTCGGCATCGCAGCCGATCTGCGCCCGCTTCTTGACAGGATCGACGGCTTCATTTCCATCGAACGTTTCCAGAGCCTCAACGACGAAAACCGCGTTCTCTCGCTCTCGTTCTGGCGCGACGAGGAAGCGGTCAAGGCCTGGCGCAACACGGAGGAACACAGGCAGGCTCAACGTGCGGGCCGGAACGGGGTCTTTGCCTTCTATCGCCTGCGCATCGCCCATGTCCTGCGCGATTACGGCATGGCCGAGCGCGCGGAAGCCCCGGAGGACAGCCGCGCGCTGCTTGACGCATGA
- a CDS encoding HlyD family secretion protein yields the protein MSIFCAIPLMAGLISGCGSAEPLAVGYVEGEYVLLAPTEVGQLSTVPVRRGTLVKAGATVARMDDMDARIAVRQAEAGLAEAEAQLADLKEPKRPEEIAVLEAALASAKAEAAEAGRVLSRTEDLSRRGIATQAELDKARTAKELADTRVGQAEANLSVARLPARAEAIKAAARRRDQMKAALEQARWRLAERAITAPVAGRIDDVIRSAGDVAGPSAPVVSLLPEDGVKLKVYVPEAVFSSLQPDALLAVNCDGCAPGLTARISYISPEPEFTPPVIYSLETRQKLVYLVEARPEGSARSLQPGQIVDVRLKADAP from the coding sequence ATGAGCATTTTCTGCGCCATTCCGTTGATGGCCGGTCTGATTTCCGGCTGTGGCTCCGCCGAGCCGCTGGCAGTTGGCTATGTCGAGGGGGAGTATGTGTTGCTTGCGCCCACGGAGGTTGGGCAATTGAGCACCGTTCCGGTTCGGCGCGGCACTCTTGTGAAAGCCGGGGCCACGGTCGCAAGAATGGACGATATGGACGCACGCATTGCCGTGCGGCAGGCTGAGGCGGGGCTGGCGGAAGCGGAAGCCCAGCTTGCCGACCTCAAGGAGCCGAAGCGACCCGAAGAGATCGCCGTTCTGGAGGCCGCTCTTGCTTCTGCGAAGGCTGAGGCGGCGGAAGCGGGCCGCGTGCTTTCGCGCACTGAAGATCTCTCCCGTCGCGGCATCGCCACACAGGCCGAGCTCGACAAGGCGCGTACGGCGAAGGAACTGGCGGATACGCGGGTTGGCCAGGCCGAGGCAAATCTGTCGGTGGCAAGATTGCCGGCCCGCGCAGAGGCGATCAAGGCCGCAGCCAGGCGCCGCGACCAGATGAAGGCCGCACTGGAACAGGCGCGCTGGCGCCTCGCCGAGCGCGCCATCACCGCGCCCGTGGCCGGTCGGATCGATGATGTGATCCGCAGTGCCGGCGATGTGGCAGGACCCTCGGCGCCGGTCGTCTCGCTGCTGCCCGAAGACGGGGTGAAGCTGAAGGTCTACGTGCCGGAAGCAGTATTCTCCAGCCTTCAACCCGATGCGCTTCTGGCCGTGAACTGCGATGGTTGTGCGCCGGGGTTGACGGCACGCATCTCCTATATCTCGCCGGAGCCCGAGTTCACGCCGCCGGTAATCTACTCGTTGGAGACGCGGCAGAAGCTTGTCTATCTGGTCGAGGCGAGGCCGGAAGGAAGCGCCCGGAGCCTGCAACCGGGGCAGATCGTGGATGTGCGGCTGAAAGCCGACGCGCCATGA
- the mbfA gene encoding iron exporter MbfA, with protein MFSRFFGSSRRQFSSLNEQEILALAISSEEDDARIYRAYADGLRDEYPHSAAVFDEMAEEEDAHRAALIEAHRERFGERIPLIRREHVRGYYERKPDWLVRPLGLETVRLQAEQMEEQAHRFYVEAAKRTGDAGIRKLLGDLAVAEKTHESLAHRLSEKHLGEDERAEEEQTERRQFILTYVQPGLAGLMDGSVSTLAPIFAAAFATGDTWQTFLVGLAASIGAGISMGFTEVASDDGVISGRGSPIKRGLATGIMTTVGGLGHALPYLIPHFWTATIIAFIIVFIELWAIAWIQNRYMETPWSRATFQVVLGGALVFAAGMLIGNA; from the coding sequence ATGTTCTCACGCTTCTTCGGTTCCTCCCGCCGGCAGTTTTCCTCGCTGAACGAACAGGAAATTCTCGCACTTGCGATATCATCGGAAGAGGATGATGCCCGCATCTATCGTGCTTATGCCGATGGCCTGCGTGACGAATACCCGCATTCGGCAGCCGTGTTCGACGAGATGGCCGAGGAAGAAGATGCTCACCGTGCGGCACTGATCGAGGCGCACCGGGAGCGCTTCGGTGAACGCATTCCTCTCATTCGCCGCGAGCATGTGCGCGGCTATTACGAGCGCAAACCCGACTGGCTGGTGCGGCCGCTGGGGCTCGAAACGGTGCGTTTGCAGGCGGAGCAGATGGAAGAGCAGGCGCATCGCTTCTACGTGGAAGCGGCCAAGCGCACCGGAGACGCCGGCATCCGCAAACTGCTTGGAGATCTGGCCGTCGCCGAAAAGACGCATGAATCTCTGGCGCACCGGCTTTCGGAAAAACACCTGGGTGAGGATGAGCGCGCCGAGGAAGAGCAGACCGAGCGCAGGCAGTTTATCCTCACCTATGTGCAGCCTGGCCTTGCAGGCCTCATGGACGGCTCGGTCTCGACGCTTGCACCCATTTTCGCTGCCGCATTTGCCACGGGCGACACATGGCAGACCTTCCTCGTCGGTCTTGCCGCGTCCATCGGCGCCGGCATTTCCATGGGGTTCACGGAAGTGGCTTCCGACGATGGCGTTATCTCGGGGCGCGGTTCACCGATCAAGCGCGGTCTCGCAACGGGCATCATGACGACCGTCGGCGGCCTCGGCCATGCCCTGCCCTATCTGATCCCGCATTTCTGGACCGCGACGATCATCGCGTTCATCATCGTTTTCATCGAGCTGTGGGCGATCGCCTGGATCCAGAACCGCTACATGGAGACCCCGTGGAGCCGCGCCACCTTCCAGGTGGTGCTTGGCGGCGCTCTCGTGTTTGCCGCGGGCATGCTCATCGGCAATGCCTGA
- a CDS encoding TAXI family TRAP transporter solute-binding subunit — translation MLNASRKYLAAGAVALSLGLAPAGAMAQDFINVLTGGTSGVYYPLGSQLSKIYGENIDGVRTQVQSTKASVENLNLLQQGRGEIAFALGDSVKSAWEGDAEAGFSKKLDKLRAIAAIYPNYIQIVASQESGIKEFNDLKGKGLSVGAPKSGTELNAQRIFGAMDMSYDDLGKTEYLPFGESVELIKNRQLDATLQSAGLGVASIKDLALSLPVTIVSVPNSVAETLGAPFIAATIPAGTYEGQSEDVPTLAITNILVTHSDVSDEVAYQMTKQLFENLDDMVAAHAAAKAISAENGPKGLPLPLHPGAERYYKENGLL, via the coding sequence ATGTTAAATGCAAGCAGGAAGTATCTCGCGGCCGGTGCCGTGGCGTTGTCGCTGGGCCTGGCACCCGCCGGCGCCATGGCGCAGGATTTCATCAATGTGCTGACCGGTGGCACTTCGGGCGTTTATTATCCGCTCGGTTCTCAGCTTTCCAAGATCTACGGCGAAAACATCGACGGCGTGCGCACGCAGGTGCAGTCGACCAAGGCATCGGTCGAGAACCTGAACCTGTTGCAGCAGGGCCGTGGCGAAATTGCTTTCGCGCTCGGCGATTCCGTCAAATCGGCCTGGGAAGGCGATGCGGAAGCGGGCTTCAGCAAGAAACTCGACAAGCTGCGCGCCATCGCCGCGATCTATCCCAACTACATCCAGATCGTCGCTTCGCAGGAATCCGGCATCAAGGAGTTCAACGACCTTAAAGGCAAAGGCCTTTCGGTCGGTGCGCCGAAATCCGGTACCGAACTCAACGCCCAGCGCATCTTTGGCGCCATGGACATGAGCTATGACGATCTCGGCAAGACCGAGTATCTTCCGTTCGGTGAGTCCGTCGAGCTGATCAAGAACCGTCAGCTGGATGCAACCCTCCAGTCGGCCGGCCTCGGCGTTGCTTCCATCAAGGATCTCGCTCTCTCGCTTCCCGTAACCATCGTGTCCGTGCCCAACAGCGTTGCCGAGACGCTCGGTGCTCCTTTCATTGCCGCCACCATTCCCGCCGGCACCTATGAGGGCCAGAGCGAGGATGTGCCGACACTGGCCATCACCAACATTCTGGTCACCCATTCGGACGTTTCCGACGAAGTGGCCTACCAGATGACCAAACAGCTCTTCGAAAACCTCGACGACATGGTGGCCGCTCACGCCGCCGCCAAGGCGATCTCGGCGGAAAACGGCCCGAAGGGTCTTCCGCTTCCTCTGCATCCCGGTGCTGAGCGCTATTACAAAGAAAACGGTCTGCTCTAG
- a CDS encoding ABC transporter permease — MSGFFSFSRLAALLIKEFIQMRRDRITFGMMLGVPLMQLVLFGFAINSDPKALPAALVSLSQDHYSRAMVSALENTNYYRFDHVVESAAEAEQLMASGAVVFVVTIPSDFARRVDRGQRPQILIEADATDPSVASGAISTLGTVASEALLRERGVSASEAKPADRLEVIVHRRYNPEGISQYNIVPGLLGVILQMTMVMMTSIALTRERERGTMENLLAMPASPLEIMLGKVLPYLVVGAVQVAVILGAAKLLFGVPFIGSLWLLLTAVLVFVLALVVLGYTISTVARTQMQAMQLTFFFFLPSILLSGFMFPFRGMPEWAQWLGETFPLTHFLRVVRAIMLKGADLPAVAFETGVLAAFILVYAAFALMRFRRTLD, encoded by the coding sequence ATGAGTGGCTTTTTCTCGTTCAGCCGGCTTGCTGCCTTGCTGATCAAGGAGTTCATCCAGATGCGGCGTGACCGCATCACCTTCGGCATGATGCTGGGCGTGCCGCTGATGCAGCTCGTGCTTTTCGGATTTGCGATCAATTCCGATCCCAAGGCTCTTCCGGCCGCACTCGTCTCTCTCAGTCAGGACCACTATAGCCGGGCGATGGTCTCGGCGCTTGAAAACACCAACTATTACCGCTTCGATCATGTGGTGGAGAGTGCGGCGGAGGCCGAGCAGCTCATGGCCAGCGGCGCGGTGGTCTTCGTCGTAACCATTCCGTCGGATTTCGCCCGCCGTGTCGACCGGGGGCAGCGGCCGCAGATCCTGATCGAGGCGGATGCGACCGATCCGTCGGTGGCATCCGGGGCCATTTCCACGCTCGGAACGGTTGCTTCGGAAGCGCTTTTGCGCGAGCGCGGCGTGTCGGCTTCCGAGGCAAAACCGGCTGACCGGCTCGAGGTGATCGTCCACCGCCGCTACAACCCCGAAGGCATCTCGCAATACAACATCGTGCCGGGTCTGCTCGGCGTCATCCTGCAGATGACCATGGTGATGATGACATCCATCGCGCTCACCCGCGAACGCGAGCGCGGCACGATGGAAAACCTGCTCGCCATGCCAGCAAGCCCACTGGAGATCATGCTTGGAAAAGTACTGCCCTATCTGGTGGTGGGAGCCGTGCAGGTGGCGGTGATCCTTGGGGCCGCGAAACTGCTGTTCGGCGTGCCCTTCATCGGCAGCCTGTGGCTGCTTCTGACGGCGGTACTGGTATTCGTTCTGGCACTCGTTGTGCTCGGCTACACGATCTCCACGGTCGCGCGCACGCAGATGCAGGCCATGCAGCTCACCTTCTTCTTCTTTCTGCCCTCCATCCTTTTGTCCGGCTTCATGTTTCCGTTTCGCGGCATGCCCGAATGGGCGCAATGGCTGGGGGAGACCTTTCCGCTCACCCATTTCCTGCGCGTGGTGCGCGCCATCATGCTCAAAGGTGCGGATCTGCCGGCAGTCGCATTCGAGACGGGGGTTCTTGCCGCTTTTATCCTGGTCTACGCCGCGTTCGCACTGATGCGGTTCCGCCGAACGCTGGATTAA
- a CDS encoding NIPSNAP family protein, with the protein MLIEACWQERPLPVTITCFIRYEIDPFKRDAFEEYSRNWGQAIPRAGVDLIGYFAPHEGSATTAYGVYNVDSLVAYEAYRARLAASPEGRANYEFAKRERFILREDRMFLKRASAPHADRMRP; encoded by the coding sequence ATGCTCATCGAAGCATGCTGGCAGGAAAGGCCTCTACCCGTGACCATCACGTGTTTCATCCGCTACGAGATCGACCCGTTTAAACGGGACGCTTTCGAGGAATATTCCCGCAACTGGGGGCAGGCGATCCCGCGCGCCGGCGTCGATCTCATCGGTTATTTCGCACCGCATGAGGGGTCGGCGACGACCGCCTATGGTGTCTACAATGTCGACAGTCTCGTAGCCTACGAGGCTTATCGGGCACGGCTTGCGGCGAGCCCCGAAGGTCGCGCAAACTACGAGTTCGCAAAGCGCGAGCGTTTCATTCTCAGGGAGGATCGTATGTTCCTGAAACGCGCTTCGGCACCCCACGCCGACCGGATGCGGCCATGA
- a CDS encoding ATP-binding cassette domain-containing protein, whose product MNAIDVHGLVKRFGDKTVVNNVTMQVAKGEIVGFLGPNGSGKTTTIRIMCGLLTPDEGDGTVLGFNLRSEGLKIKREVGYMTQRFSFYEDLTIAENLAFVARLYDLKPVGAHVDRTLEDLGLSSRRNQLAGTLSGGWKQRLALAACIMHQPKLLLLDEPTAGVDPKARRDFWDEIHRLAADGLTVLVSTHYMDEAERCHRISYISYGTMLATGSVADVVRDAGLVTYLVDGPKLEKLAAELRERPGVEQVAPFGASLHVVGSDEDALKAALKDLDGREGVSVSRGETSLEDVFIQFMANSTDNMQ is encoded by the coding sequence ATGAACGCGATAGATGTCCACGGCCTGGTGAAGCGCTTTGGCGACAAGACGGTCGTCAACAATGTGACAATGCAGGTGGCGAAAGGCGAGATCGTTGGCTTTCTCGGTCCGAACGGGTCTGGCAAAACGACGACCATCCGCATCATGTGCGGGCTTCTGACGCCGGACGAGGGCGATGGCACGGTCCTCGGGTTCAACCTGCGAAGCGAAGGCCTGAAGATCAAGCGCGAAGTCGGCTACATGACCCAGCGCTTCTCCTTCTATGAAGACCTGACCATAGCGGAAAACCTGGCCTTTGTCGCAAGGCTCTATGATCTGAAACCGGTGGGCGCGCATGTGGACCGGACGCTCGAGGATCTGGGCCTTTCTTCGCGCCGAAACCAGCTGGCGGGCACGCTTTCGGGCGGCTGGAAGCAGCGGCTGGCGCTGGCAGCCTGCATCATGCATCAGCCGAAACTTCTCCTGCTGGATGAACCGACGGCGGGTGTCGATCCGAAGGCGCGACGCGATTTCTGGGACGAGATCCACCGGCTCGCCGCCGATGGGCTGACGGTTCTGGTCTCCACCCACTACATGGATGAGGCCGAGCGCTGCCACCGCATCTCTTACATATCCTACGGCACCATGCTGGCCACGGGGTCCGTGGCCGATGTGGTGCGCGACGCCGGGCTCGTCACCTATCTCGTTGACGGGCCGAAGCTGGAGAAGCTGGCCGCCGAACTGCGGGAGCGGCCCGGCGTGGAGCAGGTGGCGCCCTTTGGCGCAAGCCTTCATGTGGTGGGATCGGATGAAGACGCGCTGAAGGCGGCGTTGAAGGACCTCGACGGGCGCGAGGGCGTGAGCGTATCACGCGGCGAAACGAGCCTTGAGGATGTGTTCATCCAGTTCATGGCCAATTCCACGGACAACATGCAATGA